One genomic window of Candidatus Omnitrophota bacterium includes the following:
- the argB gene encoding acetylglutamate kinase codes for MIEMDEYIRKADALLEALPYLRQFRGKVMVIKYGGSAIDNVAITHSVLDDLAFMSFVGIHPVLVHGGGPAINERMRETGKKIEFVDGIRKTDKETAQLVADVLTDLNKQLVSYLNSNGAKAHTLAGRDIPFLQAHQLQGHGDVGFVGEINHVDTAPVEKILMNWEIPVITPTGQDKDGNLYNVNADHAASTIARALKAEKLVLLTNVRGILRDPKDEDSLISTLTEAEIEDLVERKVVQSGMIPKVKSALNALKRGVGKAHILDAKLPHAILLEIFTDRGIGTEVVHSNV; via the coding sequence ATGATCGAAATGGATGAATATATAAGGAAGGCGGACGCGCTCTTGGAGGCTTTGCCCTACCTGAGGCAGTTCCGGGGCAAGGTCATGGTTATTAAGTACGGGGGCAGTGCCATTGATAATGTGGCGATTACCCATTCTGTGCTTGACGACCTGGCCTTTATGAGTTTTGTGGGGATCCACCCCGTGTTAGTCCATGGCGGGGGGCCTGCTATTAACGAACGCATGAGGGAAACGGGCAAGAAGATCGAGTTTGTGGATGGGATCCGCAAGACGGATAAGGAAACGGCTCAGCTCGTTGCGGATGTTTTGACGGATCTCAATAAGCAGCTTGTTTCCTATCTCAATTCCAACGGAGCCAAAGCCCACACGTTGGCCGGCAGGGACATTCCCTTTCTTCAGGCGCATCAGCTTCAGGGCCACGGTGACGTGGGTTTTGTGGGAGAGATCAACCATGTTGACACAGCACCCGTGGAAAAGATCCTCATGAATTGGGAAATTCCTGTGATTACTCCCACAGGACAGGACAAGGACGGGAATCTTTATAATGTGAACGCGGATCATGCGGCCTCGACAATTGCCCGCGCTTTGAAGGCCGAAAAGCTGGTGCTGCTGACCAATGTGCGGGGTATTTTGAGGGACCCCAAGGATGAGGACTCGTTGATATCGACCTTAACTGAGGCGGAGATCGAGGACTTGGTGGAAAGAAAGGTCGTGCAGTCCGGAATGATTCCCAAGGTGAAGTCCGCATTGAACGCGCTCAAGCGCGGAGTGGGTAAGGCGCATATTCTGGATGCCAAGTTGCCTCACGCAATTCTCCTGGAGATCTTCACGGATCGGGGAATCGGAACCGAGGTGGTTCATAGCAATGTCTAA
- a CDS encoding aspartate aminotransferase family protein, whose amino-acid sequence MSKSSAILKQNLAFLMPNYRKGPIVVERGKGSYVWDADGKKYLDFFPGWGVSGLGHCAPRVVAAIRQQATRLLHVSNNYSTDLQAQLAKTLVQKSFKGRVFFSNSGAESTEAAIKLARRYGDQTGERYEIITMKKSFHGRTFAALSATGQPEYSKGFGPMVRGFRHVPFGDFEAVRKAVTDRTVAVMLEPVQGEGGIHVASLDYVRKLRDYCTQHKILLIFDEVQTGMGRTGKLFAFQHYGVEPDVMTLAKSLGNGVPIGAVVAATPYGEILQPGTHASTYGGSPLVCAASLAVFETIQKENLLANARKMGQYLRQGLEILQKKYPLVKEIRGLGVMLGMELDIPGAEIVESCAKQGLLINCTQQTVLRIMPSMQVNRAECDKALKILDKTLAEVKN is encoded by the coding sequence ATGTCTAAATCCTCTGCTATTCTCAAACAGAATCTCGCCTTCCTCATGCCGAATTACCGGAAGGGGCCGATTGTCGTGGAGCGCGGCAAGGGGAGCTATGTTTGGGATGCAGACGGAAAGAAATACCTGGACTTCTTTCCGGGTTGGGGTGTGAGCGGTTTGGGGCATTGTGCCCCGCGTGTGGTTGCGGCGATTCGCCAGCAAGCAACCCGGCTTCTGCATGTCTCCAATAATTACAGCACGGACCTGCAGGCCCAATTGGCGAAGACCCTGGTACAAAAGAGTTTTAAGGGACGAGTCTTTTTTTCCAACAGCGGAGCCGAAAGTACCGAGGCTGCGATCAAATTAGCGCGGCGCTACGGGGACCAGACCGGGGAACGCTATGAGATTATTACGATGAAGAAGTCTTTCCACGGCCGGACCTTTGCTGCCTTGAGTGCCACAGGGCAACCGGAGTACTCCAAGGGATTTGGCCCGATGGTCCGGGGATTCCGGCACGTGCCTTTTGGAGATTTTGAGGCGGTCCGGAAAGCGGTTACGGACCGGACGGTTGCAGTGATGCTCGAGCCGGTACAGGGCGAGGGCGGAATTCACGTAGCTTCTCTGGACTATGTAAGGAAGTTGAGGGACTATTGCACGCAGCATAAAATTCTGCTGATCTTTGACGAAGTGCAGACCGGAATGGGGCGTACCGGAAAGCTCTTCGCTTTTCAGCATTATGGGGTTGAACCGGACGTGATGACTTTGGCCAAGAGTCTGGGCAATGGTGTGCCTATTGGGGCGGTGGTGGCTGCCACACCCTATGGGGAAATCCTTCAGCCGGGCACGCATGCGAGTACCTATGGGGGCAGCCCTTTGGTTTGCGCTGCCTCTTTGGCGGTCTTCGAGACCATCCAAAAGGAAAATTTGTTGGCCAATGCCAGGAAAATGGGGCAATACTTGCGTCAAGGCCTGGAAATACTGCAGAAGAAATACCCCCTCGTCAAAGAGATCCGGGGCTTGGGGGTGATGCTGGGAATGGAACTCGATATTCCCGGAGCGGAAATTGTGGAATCCTGCGCCAAACAGGGGCTTCTGATCAACTGCACACAACAAACAGTGCTAAGGATTATGCCCTCGATGCAGGTCAATCGCGCGGAGTGTGACAAGGCCCTGAAAATTTTGGACAAGACCCTTGCAGAGGTTAAAAACTAA